The Pelmatolapia mariae isolate MD_Pm_ZW linkage group LG10_11, Pm_UMD_F_2, whole genome shotgun sequence genome includes a region encoding these proteins:
- the eral1 gene encoding GTPase Era, mitochondrial isoform X1 has product MALRVCGRFFRDSAVLSRRLAVSARQESASWFLTAGNAACSRGGGNGFIFTPACFITSEAFLSRLMKGKAAEADGNIYRLPASVPPDSGEQLSLLMKHPDQPENSKVLKVAIIGAPNAGKSTLSNQLLGRKVFAVSKKVHTTRSRALGVLTDEDTQIILLDTPGLTTPSKVKRHQLEKSLLVDPWNTVKEADLMVVMVDVADKWMCSRLDFEVLKCLAQHPDIPAVLVLNKVDLVKAKDRLLDITAQLTCGVVNGRKMRIRPVIKPPWAEKRSERASEDEENAEPEDGSEPTSALSKEQLKTLRNQQGWPHFKDVFMLSSVDREDVDTLKSYFMVAAKPGSWQYHSEVLTDQSPEDVCTNIIREKLLEYLPQEVPYSMTQSVELWQDGEDGELDISVKLYTKKETHMRMVIGTAGQMVARIAQEASEDLSRVYLREVRLKLSVKLKK; this is encoded by the exons ATGGCTCTCAGAGTGTGTGGTCGCTTTTTCAGAGACTCGGCTGTCCTCTCCAGGCGGCTCGCCGTGTCTGCTCGACAGGAAAGTGCGTCATGGTTTCTGACAGCGG GAAATGCTGCCTGCAGCCGTGGAGGGGGGAACGGATTTATCTTCACTCCTGCTTGTTTTATTACATCAGAGGCATTTCTCAGCAGACTGATGAAAGGCAAAGCAGCAGAGGCAGACGGCAACATTTATCGCCTTCCAGCCTCAGTTCCGCCAGACAGCG GTGAACAGTTGTCTCTGTTAATGAAACATCCAGATCAACCTGAAAACTCAAAGGTTTTGAAAGTGGCTATAATAGGTGCCCCAAATGCTGGGAAATCCACATTGTCCAATCAGCTCCTTGGCAGAAag GTGTTTGCTGTGTCCAAGAAAGTACACACTACACGGTCACGTGCACTGGGCGTCCTAACAGACGAAGACACACAGATA atcTTGCTTGATACTCCTGGTCTTACTACTCCGTCAAAGGTCAAAAG ACACCAGCTGGAGAAGTCTTTGCTTGTGGATCCCTGGAACACGGTCAAAGAAGCTGACCTAA TGGTAGTCATGGTGGATGTGGCAGACAAATGGATGTGCAGCAGGCTCGACTTTGAGGTGCTGAAATGCCTGGCCCAGCACCCGGATATTCCAGCAGTCCTAGTCCTGAATAAG gtGGACCTCGTGAAGGCTAAAGATAGACTGCTGGATATCACGGCTCAGTTGACGTGTGGAGTGGTGAATGGACGCAAAATGCGGATCAGGCCAGTGATCAAGCCCCCGTGGGCAGAGAAAAGGTCAGAAAGGGCTTCAGAGGACGAGGAAAACGCAGAACCCGAGGATGGGAGTGAGCCGACCTCTGCGCTGAGCAAAGAACAGCTGAAGACACTGAGAAACCAGCAGGGCTGGCCTCACTTCAAGGACGTGTTCATGCTGTCGTCAGTGGACAGAGAGGACGTGGACACTCTGAAG AGCTACTTCATGGTTGCTGCCAAGCCAGGATCATGGCAATATCACAGTGAAGTCCTGACTGACCAAAGTCCAGAGGACGTCTGCACTAACATCATCAGAGAGAAGCTTCTAGAGTATCTGCCCCAGGAAGTGCCCTATTCAATGACACAG TCTGTTGAACTCTGGCAAGATGGAGAAGATGGAGAGCTGGATATTTCTGTGAAACtttacacaaagaaagaaacccACATG AGGATGGTGATCGGCACAGCTGGACAGATGGTAGCGCGGATCGCACAAGAAGCGAGCGAGGACCTGAGCAGAGTATACCTGAGGGAAGTCAGGTTGAAGCTCTCAGTCAAgctgaaaaagtga
- the eral1 gene encoding GTPase Era, mitochondrial isoform X2: protein MKGKAAEADGNIYRLPASVPPDSGEQLSLLMKHPDQPENSKVLKVAIIGAPNAGKSTLSNQLLGRKVFAVSKKVHTTRSRALGVLTDEDTQIILLDTPGLTTPSKVKRHQLEKSLLVDPWNTVKEADLMVVMVDVADKWMCSRLDFEVLKCLAQHPDIPAVLVLNKVDLVKAKDRLLDITAQLTCGVVNGRKMRIRPVIKPPWAEKRSERASEDEENAEPEDGSEPTSALSKEQLKTLRNQQGWPHFKDVFMLSSVDREDVDTLKSYFMVAAKPGSWQYHSEVLTDQSPEDVCTNIIREKLLEYLPQEVPYSMTQSVELWQDGEDGELDISVKLYTKKETHMRMVIGTAGQMVARIAQEASEDLSRVYLREVRLKLSVKLKK from the exons ATGAAAGGCAAAGCAGCAGAGGCAGACGGCAACATTTATCGCCTTCCAGCCTCAGTTCCGCCAGACAGCG GTGAACAGTTGTCTCTGTTAATGAAACATCCAGATCAACCTGAAAACTCAAAGGTTTTGAAAGTGGCTATAATAGGTGCCCCAAATGCTGGGAAATCCACATTGTCCAATCAGCTCCTTGGCAGAAag GTGTTTGCTGTGTCCAAGAAAGTACACACTACACGGTCACGTGCACTGGGCGTCCTAACAGACGAAGACACACAGATA atcTTGCTTGATACTCCTGGTCTTACTACTCCGTCAAAGGTCAAAAG ACACCAGCTGGAGAAGTCTTTGCTTGTGGATCCCTGGAACACGGTCAAAGAAGCTGACCTAA TGGTAGTCATGGTGGATGTGGCAGACAAATGGATGTGCAGCAGGCTCGACTTTGAGGTGCTGAAATGCCTGGCCCAGCACCCGGATATTCCAGCAGTCCTAGTCCTGAATAAG gtGGACCTCGTGAAGGCTAAAGATAGACTGCTGGATATCACGGCTCAGTTGACGTGTGGAGTGGTGAATGGACGCAAAATGCGGATCAGGCCAGTGATCAAGCCCCCGTGGGCAGAGAAAAGGTCAGAAAGGGCTTCAGAGGACGAGGAAAACGCAGAACCCGAGGATGGGAGTGAGCCGACCTCTGCGCTGAGCAAAGAACAGCTGAAGACACTGAGAAACCAGCAGGGCTGGCCTCACTTCAAGGACGTGTTCATGCTGTCGTCAGTGGACAGAGAGGACGTGGACACTCTGAAG AGCTACTTCATGGTTGCTGCCAAGCCAGGATCATGGCAATATCACAGTGAAGTCCTGACTGACCAAAGTCCAGAGGACGTCTGCACTAACATCATCAGAGAGAAGCTTCTAGAGTATCTGCCCCAGGAAGTGCCCTATTCAATGACACAG TCTGTTGAACTCTGGCAAGATGGAGAAGATGGAGAGCTGGATATTTCTGTGAAACtttacacaaagaaagaaacccACATG AGGATGGTGATCGGCACAGCTGGACAGATGGTAGCGCGGATCGCACAAGAAGCGAGCGAGGACCTGAGCAGAGTATACCTGAGGGAAGTCAGGTTGAAGCTCTCAGTCAAgctgaaaaagtga
- the LOC134637856 gene encoding flotillin-2a isoform X1, whose product MGNCHTVGPNEALVVSGGCCGSDQKTYVVGGWAWGWWLVSDIQRITLEIMTLQPKCEDVETAEGVAITVTGVAQVKVMTEKELLGYACEQFLGKSVMEIKSVILQTLEGHLRAILGTLTVEQIYQDRDKFASLVREVAAPDVGRMGIEILSFTIKDVYDKVDYLSSLGKTQTAAVQRDADIGVAEAERDAGIREAECKKEMMDVKFIADTKMADSKRELEMQKASFNQEVNTKKAEAQLAYELQAAKEQQKIRLEEIEIEVVQRKKQIKIEEKEIERTEKELIATVKRPAEAEAYKMQQLAEGQKMKKVLTAQAEAEKIRCIGEAEAASIEAVGKAEAEKMRLKAEAYQQYGDAAKTALVLEALPKIAGKVAAPLSKTNEIVILSGEGSRVTGEVNRLLAELPVSVNALTGVDLTKIPLLQKMTTPQSQAAF is encoded by the exons GATAACGCTTGAGATTATGACCCTGCAGCCCAAGTGTGAGGATGTAGAGACAGCGGAGGGTGTAGCTATTACTGTCACTGGGGTGGCTCAG GTGAAGGTGATGACTGAAAAAGAACTGCTCGGTTATGCCTGCGAACAATTCCTGGGCAAGTCAGTCATGGAGATCAAGAGTGTTATCCTGCAGACCCTAGAGGGTCACCTGCGTGCTATCCTTG GCACGCTAACTGTTGAGCAGATTTACCAAGACAGAGACAAATTTGCCTCCTTGGTACGAGAGGTGGCAGCACCTGATGTTGGCCGCATGGGTATCGAGATTCTCAGCTTCACCATCAAG GATGTATATGATAAAGTGGACTATCTGAGCTCGCTGGGTAAAACTCAGACAGCTGCAGTACAGAGGGATGCAGACATTGGAGTagcagaggcagagagagatgCTGGCATTAGG GAAGCTGAATGTAAGAAAGAAATGATGGATGTCAAGTTCATCGCAGACACCAAAATGGCTGACTCCAAAAGAGAGCTGGAAATGCAGAAAGCTTCTTTCAATCAGGAAGTGAACACAAAG AAAGCTGAGGCTCAACTGGCATATGAGCTGCAGGCAGCTAAAGAGCAACAGAAGATCCGTCTGGAGGAGATAGAAATTGAGGTGGTgcagaggaaaaaacagatcAAAATTGAGGAAAAGGAGATTGAACGCACTGAAAAGGAGCTCATCGCTACTGTGAAGAGACCTGCCGAGGCAGAAGCCTACAAGATGCAGCAGCTGGCTGAAGGCCAGAA GATGAAGAAGGTGCTGACAGCACAGGCAGAGGCTGAGAAGATCCGCTGTATTGGTGAGGCAGAGGCTGCCTCCATTGAAGCTGTGGGGAAGGCAGAAGCTGAGAAGATGAGGCTGAAGGCCGAAGCCTACCAGCAGTACGGCGATGCTGCCAAGACCGCCTTAGTCCTGGAGGCTCTACCCAAG ATTGCTGGTAAAGTGGCTGCACCTCTGTCCAAGACCAATGAGATTGTCATCCTGAGTGGAGAAGGCAGCCGTGTAACTGGTGAAGTGAACCGTCTATTAGCTGAACTCCCGGTCTCAGTCAATGCCCTCACTGGGGTGGATCTCACCAAG ATACCTCTGCTCCAGAAGATGACCACCCCACAGAGCCAAGCAGCCTTCTGA
- the LOC134637856 gene encoding flotillin-2a isoform X3, whose translation MLQGWLRITLEIMTLQPKCEDVETAEGVAITVTGVAQVKVMTEKELLGYACEQFLGKSVMEIKSVILQTLEGHLRAILGTLTVEQIYQDRDKFASLVREVAAPDVGRMGIEILSFTIKDVYDKVDYLSSLGKTQTAAVQRDADIGVAEAERDAGIREAECKKEMMDVKFIADTKMADSKRELEMQKASFNQEVNTKKAEAQLAYELQAAKEQQKIRLEEIEIEVVQRKKQIKIEEKEIERTEKELIATVKRPAEAEAYKMQQLAEGQKMKKVLTAQAEAEKIRCIGEAEAASIEAVGKAEAEKMRLKAEAYQQYGDAAKTALVLEALPKIAGKVAAPLSKTNEIVILSGEGSRVTGEVNRLLAELPVSVNALTGVDLTKIPLLQKMTTPQSQAAF comes from the exons ATGTTACAGGGGTGGCTCAG GATAACGCTTGAGATTATGACCCTGCAGCCCAAGTGTGAGGATGTAGAGACAGCGGAGGGTGTAGCTATTACTGTCACTGGGGTGGCTCAG GTGAAGGTGATGACTGAAAAAGAACTGCTCGGTTATGCCTGCGAACAATTCCTGGGCAAGTCAGTCATGGAGATCAAGAGTGTTATCCTGCAGACCCTAGAGGGTCACCTGCGTGCTATCCTTG GCACGCTAACTGTTGAGCAGATTTACCAAGACAGAGACAAATTTGCCTCCTTGGTACGAGAGGTGGCAGCACCTGATGTTGGCCGCATGGGTATCGAGATTCTCAGCTTCACCATCAAG GATGTATATGATAAAGTGGACTATCTGAGCTCGCTGGGTAAAACTCAGACAGCTGCAGTACAGAGGGATGCAGACATTGGAGTagcagaggcagagagagatgCTGGCATTAGG GAAGCTGAATGTAAGAAAGAAATGATGGATGTCAAGTTCATCGCAGACACCAAAATGGCTGACTCCAAAAGAGAGCTGGAAATGCAGAAAGCTTCTTTCAATCAGGAAGTGAACACAAAG AAAGCTGAGGCTCAACTGGCATATGAGCTGCAGGCAGCTAAAGAGCAACAGAAGATCCGTCTGGAGGAGATAGAAATTGAGGTGGTgcagaggaaaaaacagatcAAAATTGAGGAAAAGGAGATTGAACGCACTGAAAAGGAGCTCATCGCTACTGTGAAGAGACCTGCCGAGGCAGAAGCCTACAAGATGCAGCAGCTGGCTGAAGGCCAGAA GATGAAGAAGGTGCTGACAGCACAGGCAGAGGCTGAGAAGATCCGCTGTATTGGTGAGGCAGAGGCTGCCTCCATTGAAGCTGTGGGGAAGGCAGAAGCTGAGAAGATGAGGCTGAAGGCCGAAGCCTACCAGCAGTACGGCGATGCTGCCAAGACCGCCTTAGTCCTGGAGGCTCTACCCAAG ATTGCTGGTAAAGTGGCTGCACCTCTGTCCAAGACCAATGAGATTGTCATCCTGAGTGGAGAAGGCAGCCGTGTAACTGGTGAAGTGAACCGTCTATTAGCTGAACTCCCGGTCTCAGTCAATGCCCTCACTGGGGTGGATCTCACCAAG ATACCTCTGCTCCAGAAGATGACCACCCCACAGAGCCAAGCAGCCTTCTGA
- the LOC134637856 gene encoding flotillin-2a isoform X2, with protein sequence MGNCHTVGPNEALVVSGGCCGSDQKTYVVGGWAWGWWLVSDIQRMSLEVMTILCRCENIETSEGVPLDVTGVAQVKVMTEKELLGYACEQFLGKSVMEIKSVILQTLEGHLRAILGTLTVEQIYQDRDKFASLVREVAAPDVGRMGIEILSFTIKDVYDKVDYLSSLGKTQTAAVQRDADIGVAEAERDAGIREAECKKEMMDVKFIADTKMADSKRELEMQKASFNQEVNTKKAEAQLAYELQAAKEQQKIRLEEIEIEVVQRKKQIKIEEKEIERTEKELIATVKRPAEAEAYKMQQLAEGQKMKKVLTAQAEAEKIRCIGEAEAASIEAVGKAEAEKMRLKAEAYQQYGDAAKTALVLEALPKIAGKVAAPLSKTNEIVILSGEGSRVTGEVNRLLAELPVSVNALTGVDLTKIPLLQKMTTPQSQAAF encoded by the exons AATGTCTCTGGAGGTTATGACCATCCTCTGTCGCTGTGAGAATATCGAAACCTCGGAGGGTGTACCCCTGGATGTTACAGGGGTGGCTCAG GTGAAGGTGATGACTGAAAAAGAACTGCTCGGTTATGCCTGCGAACAATTCCTGGGCAAGTCAGTCATGGAGATCAAGAGTGTTATCCTGCAGACCCTAGAGGGTCACCTGCGTGCTATCCTTG GCACGCTAACTGTTGAGCAGATTTACCAAGACAGAGACAAATTTGCCTCCTTGGTACGAGAGGTGGCAGCACCTGATGTTGGCCGCATGGGTATCGAGATTCTCAGCTTCACCATCAAG GATGTATATGATAAAGTGGACTATCTGAGCTCGCTGGGTAAAACTCAGACAGCTGCAGTACAGAGGGATGCAGACATTGGAGTagcagaggcagagagagatgCTGGCATTAGG GAAGCTGAATGTAAGAAAGAAATGATGGATGTCAAGTTCATCGCAGACACCAAAATGGCTGACTCCAAAAGAGAGCTGGAAATGCAGAAAGCTTCTTTCAATCAGGAAGTGAACACAAAG AAAGCTGAGGCTCAACTGGCATATGAGCTGCAGGCAGCTAAAGAGCAACAGAAGATCCGTCTGGAGGAGATAGAAATTGAGGTGGTgcagaggaaaaaacagatcAAAATTGAGGAAAAGGAGATTGAACGCACTGAAAAGGAGCTCATCGCTACTGTGAAGAGACCTGCCGAGGCAGAAGCCTACAAGATGCAGCAGCTGGCTGAAGGCCAGAA GATGAAGAAGGTGCTGACAGCACAGGCAGAGGCTGAGAAGATCCGCTGTATTGGTGAGGCAGAGGCTGCCTCCATTGAAGCTGTGGGGAAGGCAGAAGCTGAGAAGATGAGGCTGAAGGCCGAAGCCTACCAGCAGTACGGCGATGCTGCCAAGACCGCCTTAGTCCTGGAGGCTCTACCCAAG ATTGCTGGTAAAGTGGCTGCACCTCTGTCCAAGACCAATGAGATTGTCATCCTGAGTGGAGAAGGCAGCCGTGTAACTGGTGAAGTGAACCGTCTATTAGCTGAACTCCCGGTCTCAGTCAATGCCCTCACTGGGGTGGATCTCACCAAG ATACCTCTGCTCCAGAAGATGACCACCCCACAGAGCCAAGCAGCCTTCTGA
- the LOC134637856 gene encoding flotillin-2a isoform X4: MTEKELLGYACEQFLGKSVMEIKSVILQTLEGHLRAILGTLTVEQIYQDRDKFASLVREVAAPDVGRMGIEILSFTIKDVYDKVDYLSSLGKTQTAAVQRDADIGVAEAERDAGIREAECKKEMMDVKFIADTKMADSKRELEMQKASFNQEVNTKKAEAQLAYELQAAKEQQKIRLEEIEIEVVQRKKQIKIEEKEIERTEKELIATVKRPAEAEAYKMQQLAEGQKMKKVLTAQAEAEKIRCIGEAEAASIEAVGKAEAEKMRLKAEAYQQYGDAAKTALVLEALPKIAGKVAAPLSKTNEIVILSGEGSRVTGEVNRLLAELPVSVNALTGVDLTKIPLLQKMTTPQSQAAF, encoded by the exons ATGACTGAAAAAGAACTGCTCGGTTATGCCTGCGAACAATTCCTGGGCAAGTCAGTCATGGAGATCAAGAGTGTTATCCTGCAGACCCTAGAGGGTCACCTGCGTGCTATCCTTG GCACGCTAACTGTTGAGCAGATTTACCAAGACAGAGACAAATTTGCCTCCTTGGTACGAGAGGTGGCAGCACCTGATGTTGGCCGCATGGGTATCGAGATTCTCAGCTTCACCATCAAG GATGTATATGATAAAGTGGACTATCTGAGCTCGCTGGGTAAAACTCAGACAGCTGCAGTACAGAGGGATGCAGACATTGGAGTagcagaggcagagagagatgCTGGCATTAGG GAAGCTGAATGTAAGAAAGAAATGATGGATGTCAAGTTCATCGCAGACACCAAAATGGCTGACTCCAAAAGAGAGCTGGAAATGCAGAAAGCTTCTTTCAATCAGGAAGTGAACACAAAG AAAGCTGAGGCTCAACTGGCATATGAGCTGCAGGCAGCTAAAGAGCAACAGAAGATCCGTCTGGAGGAGATAGAAATTGAGGTGGTgcagaggaaaaaacagatcAAAATTGAGGAAAAGGAGATTGAACGCACTGAAAAGGAGCTCATCGCTACTGTGAAGAGACCTGCCGAGGCAGAAGCCTACAAGATGCAGCAGCTGGCTGAAGGCCAGAA GATGAAGAAGGTGCTGACAGCACAGGCAGAGGCTGAGAAGATCCGCTGTATTGGTGAGGCAGAGGCTGCCTCCATTGAAGCTGTGGGGAAGGCAGAAGCTGAGAAGATGAGGCTGAAGGCCGAAGCCTACCAGCAGTACGGCGATGCTGCCAAGACCGCCTTAGTCCTGGAGGCTCTACCCAAG ATTGCTGGTAAAGTGGCTGCACCTCTGTCCAAGACCAATGAGATTGTCATCCTGAGTGGAGAAGGCAGCCGTGTAACTGGTGAAGTGAACCGTCTATTAGCTGAACTCCCGGTCTCAGTCAATGCCCTCACTGGGGTGGATCTCACCAAG ATACCTCTGCTCCAGAAGATGACCACCCCACAGAGCCAAGCAGCCTTCTGA